The Verrucomicrobiota bacterium DNA window GTTGACATCGTCGGCCTGCGCCGGCGTGAACCCGGCGACGTCTAGGTGCGTGACGCCGGCGAACTTGCGCTCCGCCTTGCCTGCGGGCCAGCAGGCCACTTCCAGGCAGGCGAATTGGTTTTGCGCGGCAAATTCGAGCACTTGTTGGAGGTTTTGATCGGCCAGGATGGCGGTAAAGAATCCGAGTTTCATGGTTTTTAGTAGTTTGATTTTTTAGGTTTAATTAAATCCACCGTTTCACACTTTCACCCAGGTTTTCGCCTGGTTGCTCTTCAGGATGGCTTCGCACACGGCGACTTCCTGATGGCCGTCCGCCGCCGACGCGAACAGGCCCGCCCTGCCCTGCCCCGCTGCGATGGCGGCATAGACCGAGCGGAAGAGCATCTTGAAGGTGTCCGGGAAGCCTTCGACGTGGCCGGGCGGATAATCCATGTAGCCCGCCGCGCCGCTGCCGAACGCCGGGGTGGCGCGCACCGCGACTTCGTTCGCGGCATCGCGATTGCCGAAGTGCAGCATCTCCGGTTCCTCGGAGCACCACCACGCGGATTTCTTCGCGCCGTAAATCTCCAGGCGGATGCAGTTCTTGCGGCCCGCCGCCACTTGCGAGACGCCCAGGTTGCCGCGCGCGCCGTTGCCGAACTGGAGTAGCACGCTGGCGAAGTCCTCGGTCTTCACGGGATACGTGGCATAACGCATCGCGGCATCCGCCTTGGCAAACGTCTGCACTTCGCCCAGCGGACGCTTGCGGGTCTTGTGCCACGTGCCGAGATCGGCCAGCACCGCTTTAATTTTGGCGCCGAGGATGAACGAAACGGTGTCCATCCAGTGCGTGCCGATGTCCGCCACCGCGCGCAGCTTCCCGCCCTCCTGCGGCAGCAGCCGCCAATTGTAATCCGTGTCCTTGAAGAGCCAATCCTGCATATAAGAGCCGTTGACGTGAATGATCTCGCCCAGCTCGCCTTGCGCGACCAGTTGCCGCAGTTGCAGCACCGCGGGATAAAAGCGCACGTTGTAATTCACGGCGAACACGGTGCCGCTACGCTGCGCGAGCGCCGTGATGCGGGCCGTCTCACGCGTATTCATCGCGAGCGGCTTCTCGCAGATGACGTGCTTCCCCGCCGCGATGGCCGCGAGCGCCATCTCGCAATGGAACCGATTCGGCGCGGTGATATGCACCACATCCACGTCCGGCGAGCGCAGCAGCTCGTGATAATCGCCAAACGCCTGCGGGATGCCATGCCGCGCCGCGGCGGCTTGTACCAAGGTGGGAAGATCACTGAGGGCGACGACTTGCACCCCAAGCCGGCGGAGCGCCTCGATATGCACGGGACCAATGAAGCCCGTACCGATAATTCCCGCGCGCAACTGGTTCGTCTGTTTTACAGTGCTCATAATGAGGTTGATTCAATGCCAGACCGTGGCCTTTTGCAAGGAAACCCTGCAAAAAAGCAACCATCGGCGGGGAAGCGTCCAGCCACGAAACCGGTCGGTTGCGCAAGGGGTGACGCAAGGAGACGAATCGCGTAAACGCTTGCTGGAGGGATGCCATTATTCTCCAGAAAATATTTTTGCCAGATGCCGGTCCCCAGGCGTAGAGTACCGGGATGAAACGCCTTTCTGCCCTGACGTGGATCCTTTGTGGATTGCTGTGGGTTACGCTCTCCGCATACGCCGCCAGCCCCGCCAACCTCGTGGCCAATCCCTCGTTTGAACAGGAGTTGAACGGCGCGCCCGCCGCCTGGGCCGCCGCCGGTTCGCCGGATGTCCGCCAGCAGTTACGCACGGAGGCCGGCCGGGATGGCGGGCGCTGCACGCGGCTGGAGTGTTCGGTGATGGGGCAGGACAGCCCTTCGGCGCACGCGATGGTTTGCCAGGTGGGCCAGGTGGGCGTCCGCCAGGGGCAATGGTACCGGCTGACGTTCTGGGCGCGGGGGGAGCGGATCCGGAACGGCACGGTGTCGGTGGCGCTGACCTGCACGAGCCCGTGGCAAAATGTCGGGCTGGATGAATCGTTGCAGGTGACGCCGGAATGGGAGCGGTTCGAGTTCGCGTTCCGGGCCAAGGAGAGTTTGCCGGCCAAAACCAGCCGCCTGCAATTTTGGTTCAAGTCCACGGGGACGCTCTGGCTGGATGACGTGGAACTGGTGGAGACGGCGGAGGTCCGCCCGCAGCGGTTCCCGCAAATTGCCACCGACCACGTCAAGAACTTCGTGCCGAACGCGAGTTTCGAGTGCGGCACGGCCAACTGGGGGAGCTGGCATCGCGAACCCGGCGGTTGGGGCAATCACTTGTATCGGCTCGAAGGGGAAATCGACACCACCGGCGGCGCGCATGGCAAACAATGCCTGAAGATCGCGCTCTCCCCGGAACGCGCGCCGGTGTATTACTTTGATTATTTCGAGACGTCGCGCCGACCCGTGCGGCAGGCGCTGGCGGCCAACCAGGGTTGGTTCAAGGTGCAGCCGGGGGAAAAGCTGACGCTCTCCGCCTTCCTGCGGGCGGACGCGGAACGGGTGGCCGCCCAGTTGGCGGTAATCGCCAGTGATGGCCGCGTGCTGACGCGCGAGGTGCGCGCGGAGACGCAGTGGCGCCGCTTTGAATACACGTTCACGCCCACGCAGCCGTTCTGCTTTATCGCCGTTGGGCTGGACCTCGACGCCTCGCAGCGGGACGCCGCCACGCTGTGGGTGGACGCCGTGCAGTTGGAGCGCGGGGAACACGCCACGGAGTTCACCCCGCGCGAACCGGTGGAGTCGTTCATCACCACGGAGGCGCCGGGGAACATCTTCAGTGCGCCGGCCGCGCCCGCGCTGCAGTTCACGCTGCGCGCCTTTAACAACGCCGCCAGCGCCCAGACGGTCGCCGGCAACTTCACGGCGACGGATTTCTTTGATCAACCCGTGGCCAATCAGCCGTTGACGCTCGCGGTCCCCGCGCAGTCCGGCGCGCAACGGGCCGTGCCGCCCATCGCCGCGGAGCGTTTGGGGTTCTTCCGCGCGACCTGGCTGGCGGGGAACAGCTCCAACCGCGTGCGCGCCGCGCGCATCCAGCCGGTCGCCAGGCAGGAGACGCCGGTGGGAATGAACCACGCGTACCCGTGGCAATTCCTGGTGCAACGATCACACCTGGCGGGCATCAATACCTGGCGGGATTGGTCGGCCAAATGGCACGTGGTGGAGCCGGTCAAGGGCCAGTTCGATTTCCGCGCGCCGGATGAGCAGGTGCAACGCGTGCTGGACGTGCAGGGCAACGTGGTGCTGCTGCTCCCCTTCCCCTCTTCCCGCTGGGCCTCGACGTACCAGGCGGACCAGGACCGTGAGCCGCCCAAGGATGCCTACACGCGGCTGCGCTTGCCGCTGGCGTTCGCCCCGCGCGACCTGAATGACTTCAGCAACTACGTCGCCACCACCACCCGGCATTACCAGGGGCGCGTGAAAGCCATCCACATCCTCAACGAACCGCTCTTCACCAGCTACTCGCTCCCGGCCACCAAGGGATACAAGATCGAGGATTACGTGCGCCACTTGGAGGTGGCGTATCGCGCCGTGAAGGCCGTCAGCCCCGCGTGCCAGGTCGTGGGCGGCATTGGCCTTGGGCCGTCCGCCGATTGGAACCGGCAATTCGTCACCCATGGCGGCCTGCGCTGGGTGGACATCTTCGACATGCACCTCTACACCCCGCCCGCCCCGGCGGAGTCGCACGATGAAGAATTCGCCGCCTTCGAGCAACTAATGAGGGCCAACGGCGGGCCCCGGCCCGTCTGGATGACGGAGATGGGTTGCTACGCCGACGACGATCCGCCCGCCGTGCCGCAGACCGTGGGGGATTCCGCGATGAACCGTTGCAAGTGGAAGACGGAACGCGCGGCGGCGGAATACCTGGTCAAGTTCACGGCGGTCACCTTCGCCCACGGCATGCGCAAGATCTTCCTGCACGCGGGCACCTGCGGCGAGATCAACGGCCCCGATGCGGGCGGGGTTTTCTTTGAGTACGGCGGCGCGCCGCGCAAGATGTACCCGGCCATGGCGCCGCTCTCGCAGTTGCTCGGCACGCCGGACGCCTTCGTCGAAAAGCTCACCACGGGTGGCTGCTGGTGCTACGTCTTCCAGCGGCAAGCCTCGGGCGTGGCCATCGCCTGGTGCGAGCAGGGCAAGGAGAAGTTGATTCAGCTACCGGCGGGAATCACCGCTTATGACATCATGGGCAACGCGCACCCAACCGGCACCCCGCTACGGCTGGACACCGCGCCCATCTACCTCCTGGGTCGCACGGAAGCGATTCAGGCGTTGATGCGGTGAGGTGCTGTTATTTGTAGCCGTCGAGGTAAGGAGACGGACCCAGAAATTTTCGGAATTCGGATTTCGGAATTGTCCGTCTCCTTACCTCGACGGCTACGCGGGGAGGGGATTACTGCGGTTTGCGCAAGCGGAAAAACTGATTGGTTGGGAGGATGGGGAGCGTAATTACGAGCCAGTTGCCGTTGGTGGTCAGCGAGAGGTTGGTCACAGTGGACCAGGCGTTGGACTGCAATCGGGGGGCGCTTTCCAGGACAAAACCATCAGCGAATACCGGCCAGGAAAATCCCCATTCGGTGGGGCCGCGAAACAGATTGGTCAGCACGCCTGGGAATTCGTTATCCAACACCAAAAACGAAGCCACAGCGGTGCCAAACCCTGTTGCGGAGGCGGCGATGCTGGCGGGTTGCGGGCCGTCCAGAATCGTGTCATCCACCACGGTAAAGGTAAACCAGGCGTTGGTCTGGCCGGCGGATAGTAACACGTTGGTGGCAACTTGAATCTGGTTGGTATCTCCCGAGGTGATGGAAATGAAAACATTGGTGGTCAGCGGGCCGGAGATACCCACCCGGCCACCGTTGGTGAGCACGCCGTCGTTTTCCCGGATTTGCGTCGGCAGAGTAAGCGCGAGGTTGGTGGATTCATTGTCCTCAACCGTTACCAGAGTGCGGCCCATCGCAAGGCCGGGCACCAGCGCTTCCAAGCGCACGGTGAGGGGGCCATCCAGATCCGCATTGTCAACCACCTCAATGCTGAACGTGGCGTTGGTCGTTCCCGCCTCGATGACAACGTTGCTTGGGGCAAGCAGTTTGGAAGGAGTGCTTGAATAAAAGGAGACGGTCACGTTGCTGGACACCGGTTGCGGCAGAGTCACGGAGGCCTGGTTGGTCAAGATGCCATCGCCCTCGCGCAAATTGGGGGGCAGACTCAGGGTCAACAATGCACTGGGCAGGATTTCAACCGCATTGAGATCACCGTTCACAAAACCAAGGGGAACGCCGGTGCCACGGGTTAACCCAACCAGCGCATTCCTGCCCGCCATGCTTAGCCAGGTCATGCGGATGCGGCCATCGTAGAACAGTTCGATCTGGAAACTGTTTTTGTTGGTGCGGTTGTGTTCCGGCACTTCCAGCCAGGTGGCGGCAAAGCGGTCCTCCAATTGCAGGTATGACACCGAACCGCCTTGGGAGGGGTCCAAGTCCGCATAGAAAGCGGCGGCGCGCGGCGAACCAAAATATTCCTCCAAGGATGATGAAAACACATTGGTGTTCCCGTTTGGTTGCAGGGTGATATGCCCGTCACTGCATAGGTACAATTGGGGGGTTCGGCAAAGATATACCGCGACCGACGCATCGTTGGTCAGCGTGATCGGGTAATAGGTGTCATTGGCCAGGGGCGCTACCGTGCCGCCGGAGGGATCGGTGGGAAAAGCCGTGGCCGGAGCGCGATAAACCTGATAGCCCAAACCGGAAAGGTCAGGAGTAAAGAGCAGGGTCAGGTTGCCGAGGTCAAAAGCCTCGTTGGCAAATTGCTCAGTCAATACGGCCGGCTGGCCAAGCTCGAAGATCACGTTGCGCGATTGGATAACACCGGTGCTGACGTTGGAAAAAGTAATGGAGTTGGTGCATTTGCCCTCTGCCAGTACCAACGTATAGGCCGAGGGGATGACGGTAACTAGGGTGGCTGGATCGCCGGGTGATAGGGTACCCGATGTATATGAGGGTTGCAGCAAGTTCCCCCATTGCGCCACCCAGGAAAGGTTGGTGACGCCATCGTTGATCAGTTGGTAATGGCTGGAGAGAATTTTGAATGGGCCTCCCGCTGGCCCTGTTACCAGCATATCCGTTGAAGGCGATATCCGCAGATCGTCACCCATGGTGAAATCCTCGCGCACGCCACCTGCCGTCAGCGCGGCCGGGGATTGCGCGTGCAGGCCCATGCCACGCCGTGCGAACGCGCGCCAGAGTTCTGTGCGATTGGTTCCACCGGTAAGCACGCGTTCCGCTTGGATGATGGCGTCGCGGGCCTGGAGAAAATTCGGCGAGGGAGGCGCGAGCCGCAGCCCGTCCGTAACGAGTTGCAGGGCCAGGTGATTGCCGTTGGTAAAGCCGTATTTTTGAATGAGATTGGCGCGTAAATCCCACAGGGTGGCACACCAGATTTCGCCAACATTATGAATGTCATCCGCCTGACTGGTCAGCGTGTCATTGCGGGGAATTCCCGAATGATTGGATGCCTGGCGCGGGTCCATATCCTTGAACGTCAATGGATTCACATTGAGATTGGTCGAGTACGGATAACGCCGCTGGCCAAAATAATAATTATTGGTCATGCCATACAGGTTCATGCCGGTATAAGCCGCTACTGGAAAATTGCCATCCAGACTTTCTTCCGCCCGGCTTAGCAGTGCGAGGGCGTAAAAATCCGACCAGCCTTCGCCCAACCCCTGTGCCTGAATACCCTCCAAGCCCAAACCGCCACCCACCAGCCGGGTGCTTAGGCCATGGCAATACTCGTGAATGATGGTATCGGCATCCAGGCTGCTGTCACGATAGGGATTGGAGGCGGTGAACAAGTTCAAGGTCAGGCGGGGCGGCAGGCCATCGGGTGGGGTGCTGAAACTGGTCACATTCTGATGGTGCGCCAAATCGTTGGCGCCATCCTGGGCGTCAGCCATCACCGGATCGCCTGCCAGGCCGCCACGGTCAAAGTTTTGCCGCTGAAAGTTGCCGGTGGCCTCTGTGAAACCCAGTTCATAAAGCTGGTCATGCGTCCAATTGCACCAGTAGAACATATTGACGGTGGCGGCCTCGGCGTAATTGGTGGGATGGTCGGAGAGCGAGAGGGGGAAATCAAAGAGCAGATTGGTATTCAAGACGCATAGCGTGTTGGTATCATTGCTGTCATCCCAGTCCGTGCGCGCCTCCACGTTATTTCCCTTGGTCTCGTAAATGCCGTCGGGAATCCATCCCTCCGGCGAGGCATTCGTGCTGAGCGCGACCAAGGTGACGAGGGAACGGGCCACTTCATCAGGCTGGGTATTGGTCGGCATGTTCCATCCCGGCATCATGGGGGTGGGGCTGCGGCCGGTGTAAACGCGGTACGTCGCCGGGGTCAGGTGACTCGTCAGATTTTGGCGTTTCAGGTTTTCGCCGGTTTCAGCATCCACCCAGCACCGGAACATTTCCCGGCTGGCTTTGCTGGTGAAAATGACTTCCCAGCATAAACGCATCGTGGTCGCCGTGCGGGGCAGCCAGACCAGGCGAACTTGCGCCGCGTCCAAAAGGAATGGAGCGCGCAGCATTTGCTGGCGGGAAACCCCGGCGGTGTCAGTTGCGGGAACAATGGTACACTCCTCCGCCAGTTCATCGCCCGCGTTTTTTGCCGCCAGCAACAATGCGTGGACGGCGGAAATCAGCCCAGGCTGGTCCGGTTCGGGCAGTTGCTTGGGGGCGGATTGCGCCAACGCCGGGAGGAGGGTATCGGAAAGATTGACCAGTTCGCTGGCGTACGTTTCATGCGCCAACAAACGAGCACCGAACACCTGAAGCCCCAATATTTCCTGCTGATAAATCAAGGTATGCAGGCCATTACGCGCCGTGCGGTATTCAGTGTGTAACGCGGTCCCCGCCAAGGCTTCCGCCCCGTGCCCCAAGGCATCCCGGTGTTGTTCCAAGTAATCGGTCAGGTGTTTGGGGATGACATGGCTTGTCTGGGACGGTGCGTCCGGATTTTGGGCGGGCCGGAGGGGATCCGTCAAGAACCCGGTTTGCGACTGAATAAAGCTGGCGGTTCCCAATTGTGGATCGCGGTCAATCAACAATCCTACCGAATATGCCTCGCGAGAATTGGGCTGGCCATTTGCTAACGAAGGGTTGGCAGACAATGAGTTATGAGCAGAGGGAGAACTCTCAGGGAACGTCGCGTTGGCAGAAAATAATAACAGGCACACCCAAGTAATGAGTGTGCTCATAGGTACTTTTTGTTCCAAACGGCACATTACAAATGACTTATTAGTGAACAATAAGCCATTATTGACAAGGGTGCAACAGGCGAATGAAACCGTTCAAATGCTTGCGGAATATCCCGACCACAGGATGCCTGGCTTCGTGGAACATCGGTTGGGCGAGATGAAAAATGACATTCCACCGTACCCGGCGCTCCAGCGGTTGCCGAGGATTGCGATTCCAGTGGGAATCGCAATCCTCGGCAACGTCCAGCGTCACTGTTTGCGCAGCGCCAGCGGAAACAGTTCGGAAATTTGATGCGCAAAGTGGACCTTCATGCGCTGACGTACCTCCAAGGGGACTTCGGACCAGTCGGAACGGTTTTCCGCCGGCAAAATAACGCACTTCACCCCCGAGCGCGCCGCCGCCATGACCTTTTCCTTGATGCCGCCCACGCGCAAGACGCGCCCCCGCAGGCTGATTTCACCCGTCAGGGCGACATCGGAGCGGACGCATCGTTTCGACAACAATGAAGCGAGCGCGACCACAATGGTAGCACCGGCGCTAGGCCCATCCTTGGGTGTGGCACCGGCGGGGACGTGGATGTGAATATCGGTTTTATCGTAGTCCGTAAATTCGATATTTAATTTTTTGCTCTGACTGCGCAGGAAACTATGCGCGGTCTGCGCGCTTTCCTTCATCACTTCGCCCAAGGAACCGGTGAGAATCAATCTACCCGTACCGGGCATGCGGGTGGCTTCAATGAAGAGAATTTCACCACCCACCGGCGTCCAGGCCAACCCCATGGCAATGCCGGCGGAGGTGATTTTTTCGGCAATTTCAGGCTGGAATTTGGGCTGTCCCAACATTTCCACCAGGTCTTTGGTGAACAGGGAAACAGGCGCAGGGGTTGACTGGTCCGCAAGGCGCCGTGCTGCCTTGCGCAACAGCGCGGCAATTTCCCGCTCCAACTGGCGCACGCCCGCTTCACGCGTGTACCCACGAATCACCTGGCGGAGGGTAGCCCGGGGAATTTTAACCTGCCGGGCCAGCAAACCGTGCTCTTCAAACTGGCGCGGCAACAAATGACGACACGCGATTTCGAGCTTTTCGGTGGCGGTATAGCTGGGCAGTTCAATCACCTCGAGTCGGTCCCGCAACGCGACATGGACGGGGTCCAGCCAGTTGGCGGTAGTGAGAAACAAGACTTGGGA harbors:
- a CDS encoding Gfo/Idh/MocA family oxidoreductase is translated as MSTVKQTNQLRAGIIGTGFIGPVHIEALRRLGVQVVALSDLPTLVQAAAARHGIPQAFGDYHELLRSPDVDVVHITAPNRFHCEMALAAIAAGKHVICEKPLAMNTRETARITALAQRSGTVFAVNYNVRFYPAVLQLRQLVAQGELGEIIHVNGSYMQDWLFKDTDYNWRLLPQEGGKLRAVADIGTHWMDTVSFILGAKIKAVLADLGTWHKTRKRPLGEVQTFAKADAAMRYATYPVKTEDFASVLLQFGNGARGNLGVSQVAAGRKNCIRLEIYGAKKSAWWCSEEPEMLHFGNRDAANEVAVRATPAFGSGAAGYMDYPPGHVEGFPDTFKMLFRSVYAAIAAGQGRAGLFASAADGHQEVAVCEAILKSNQAKTWVKV
- a CDS encoding glycosyl hydrolase, coding for MKRLSALTWILCGLLWVTLSAYAASPANLVANPSFEQELNGAPAAWAAAGSPDVRQQLRTEAGRDGGRCTRLECSVMGQDSPSAHAMVCQVGQVGVRQGQWYRLTFWARGERIRNGTVSVALTCTSPWQNVGLDESLQVTPEWERFEFAFRAKESLPAKTSRLQFWFKSTGTLWLDDVELVETAEVRPQRFPQIATDHVKNFVPNASFECGTANWGSWHREPGGWGNHLYRLEGEIDTTGGAHGKQCLKIALSPERAPVYYFDYFETSRRPVRQALAANQGWFKVQPGEKLTLSAFLRADAERVAAQLAVIASDGRVLTREVRAETQWRRFEYTFTPTQPFCFIAVGLDLDASQRDAATLWVDAVQLERGEHATEFTPREPVESFITTEAPGNIFSAPAAPALQFTLRAFNNAASAQTVAGNFTATDFFDQPVANQPLTLAVPAQSGAQRAVPPIAAERLGFFRATWLAGNSSNRVRAARIQPVARQETPVGMNHAYPWQFLVQRSHLAGINTWRDWSAKWHVVEPVKGQFDFRAPDEQVQRVLDVQGNVVLLLPFPSSRWASTYQADQDREPPKDAYTRLRLPLAFAPRDLNDFSNYVATTTRHYQGRVKAIHILNEPLFTSYSLPATKGYKIEDYVRHLEVAYRAVKAVSPACQVVGGIGLGPSADWNRQFVTHGGLRWVDIFDMHLYTPPAPAESHDEEFAAFEQLMRANGGPRPVWMTEMGCYADDDPPAVPQTVGDSAMNRCKWKTERAAAEYLVKFTAVTFAHGMRKIFLHAGTCGEINGPDAGGVFFEYGGAPRKMYPAMAPLSQLLGTPDAFVEKLTTGGCWCYVFQRQASGVAIAWCEQGKEKLIQLPAGITAYDIMGNAHPTGTPLRLDTAPIYLLGRTEAIQALMR
- a CDS encoding M36 family metallopeptidase, with amino-acid sequence MSTLITWVCLLLFSANATFPESSPSAHNSLSANPSLANGQPNSREAYSVGLLIDRDPQLGTASFIQSQTGFLTDPLRPAQNPDAPSQTSHVIPKHLTDYLEQHRDALGHGAEALAGTALHTEYRTARNGLHTLIYQQEILGLQVFGARLLAHETYASELVNLSDTLLPALAQSAPKQLPEPDQPGLISAVHALLLAAKNAGDELAEECTIVPATDTAGVSRQQMLRAPFLLDAAQVRLVWLPRTATTMRLCWEVIFTSKASREMFRCWVDAETGENLKRQNLTSHLTPATYRVYTGRSPTPMMPGWNMPTNTQPDEVARSLVTLVALSTNASPEGWIPDGIYETKGNNVEARTDWDDSNDTNTLCVLNTNLLFDFPLSLSDHPTNYAEAATVNMFYWCNWTHDQLYELGFTEATGNFQRQNFDRGGLAGDPVMADAQDGANDLAHHQNVTSFSTPPDGLPPRLTLNLFTASNPYRDSSLDADTIIHEYCHGLSTRLVGGGLGLEGIQAQGLGEGWSDFYALALLSRAEESLDGNFPVAAYTGMNLYGMTNNYYFGQRRYPYSTNLNVNPLTFKDMDPRQASNHSGIPRNDTLTSQADDIHNVGEIWCATLWDLRANLIQKYGFTNGNHLALQLVTDGLRLAPPSPNFLQARDAIIQAERVLTGGTNRTELWRAFARRGMGLHAQSPAALTAGGVREDFTMGDDLRISPSTDMLVTGPAGGPFKILSSHYQLINDGVTNLSWVAQWGNLLQPSYTSGTLSPGDPATLVTVIPSAYTLVLAEGKCTNSITFSNVSTGVIQSRNVIFELGQPAVLTEQFANEAFDLGNLTLLFTPDLSGLGYQVYRAPATAFPTDPSGGTVAPLANDTYYPITLTNDASVAVYLCRTPQLYLCSDGHITLQPNGNTNVFSSSLEEYFGSPRAAAFYADLDPSQGGSVSYLQLEDRFAATWLEVPEHNRTNKNSFQIELFYDGRIRMTWLSMAGRNALVGLTRGTGVPLGFVNGDLNAVEILPSALLTLSLPPNLREGDGILTNQASVTLPQPVSSNVTVSFYSSTPSKLLAPSNVVIEAGTTNATFSIEVVDNADLDGPLTVRLEALVPGLAMGRTLVTVEDNESTNLALTLPTQIRENDGVLTNGGRVGISGPLTTNVFISITSGDTNQIQVATNVLLSAGQTNAWFTFTVVDDTILDGPQPASIAASATGFGTAVASFLVLDNEFPGVLTNLFRGPTEWGFSWPVFADGFVLESAPRLQSNAWSTVTNLSLTTNGNWLVITLPILPTNQFFRLRKPQ